The Enterococcus rotai genome includes a window with the following:
- a CDS encoding MazG nucleotide pyrophosphohydrolase domain-containing protein — protein MELQQYQQWISHFYKKRGWYALNSFIRVSFLAEETGEVARAVRALEIGRDRPDEKSKAPEHLVQDLTEELGDVLDNIFILADKYDIRFEDILSTHKQKLEERFNEIDSQKEGIK, from the coding sequence GTGGAGCTTCAACAGTATCAACAATGGATCAGTCATTTTTATAAAAAAAGAGGTTGGTATGCGCTCAACTCTTTTATCCGCGTCAGTTTTTTAGCTGAAGAAACAGGAGAAGTTGCGCGTGCGGTGCGTGCTTTAGAAATTGGGCGTGACCGTCCAGATGAAAAATCAAAAGCCCCAGAACATTTAGTTCAAGACTTGACTGAAGAACTCGGTGACGTGCTAGATAATATTTTTATCCTAGCTGATAAATACGATATTCGTTTCGAAGATATTTTAAGCACCCATAAGCAAAAGTTAGAAGAACGCTTTAATGAGATCGACAGTCAGAAAGAAGGCATTAAATGA
- a CDS encoding TIGR00730 family Rossman fold protein: MAVYCGASVGNKAIYQEQTKVLGQWMTNNKYDLVYGGGNVGLMGILADTVIDNGGKAIGVMPKFLMERELAHQAITEMHIVTDMHERKRKMIDLADCYLALPGGPGTLEEISEVVSWGRVGEHQNPCVFFNVEGYYDLLAEFFDKMVRDGFLTEADRAKIFFSEDLDAIQAFIATFTPPTIRQYK; encoded by the coding sequence ATGGCCGTTTATTGCGGGGCAAGTGTAGGAAATAAAGCAATTTATCAGGAACAAACAAAAGTGTTAGGCCAATGGATGACCAATAATAAGTATGACCTTGTCTATGGGGGAGGCAATGTTGGTTTGATGGGAATTCTTGCCGATACAGTTATTGACAATGGTGGCAAAGCAATCGGAGTGATGCCAAAATTTCTAATGGAGCGTGAATTAGCACATCAAGCGATTACTGAAATGCATATTGTTACTGACATGCATGAGCGTAAACGTAAAATGATCGATTTGGCAGATTGCTATTTAGCTTTGCCTGGTGGACCTGGAACGTTGGAAGAAATATCAGAAGTTGTTTCTTGGGGAAGGGTTGGTGAACATCAAAATCCCTGTGTCTTTTTTAATGTAGAGGGCTATTATGATTTATTAGCCGAATTTTTTGATAAAATGGTTCGCGATGGATTTTTAACGGAAGCAGACCGAGCAAAGATTTTCTTTTCTGAAGATTTAGATGCGATTCAAGCATTTATCGCTACCTTTACACCACCAACGATTAGACAATATAAATAA
- a CDS encoding ABC transporter ATP-binding protein — MENTLILVVEELSVNELKTNKRVLDNLTFQVERNEFLGILAPSGSGKTTLLKTIMRICPKSLHSSGLITYFPDTKNKIVIQEKTNVYSSAVLSRELTYIPQNASEAFDPIEKMGVQLKETLTENRFSVSERTNMIQELLESMDLPESILNKYPFQLSGGTLQRCAIGLALILKPKVIIADEPTSALDTINRKRILDSFLQLKKRNETTLLLATHDIAIVDYLCDTALVLEAGRKIEHKKIDKMDTDSTSYLVKMRRIKNKIGSTFWRLKDGKLVSS, encoded by the coding sequence ATGGAAAATACACTAATTTTGGTAGTGGAAGAGTTGAGCGTAAATGAACTCAAAACAAATAAAAGAGTCCTTGATAACCTAACTTTTCAAGTAGAAAGAAATGAGTTTTTAGGTATTCTGGCACCAAGTGGAAGTGGGAAAACAACACTTCTTAAAACGATTATGAGAATCTGTCCAAAATCACTTCATTCAAGTGGATTAATTACCTATTTTCCGGATACTAAAAATAAAATCGTTATTCAGGAGAAAACCAATGTTTATTCTTCGGCGGTATTAAGTCGCGAATTAACATACATCCCTCAAAATGCTTCAGAAGCATTTGATCCTATTGAAAAAATGGGTGTGCAATTGAAAGAAACATTGACAGAAAATCGATTTTCTGTAAGTGAAAGAACAAATATGATTCAAGAGTTATTGGAAAGTATGGACTTACCAGAAAGTATCTTAAACAAATACCCCTTTCAATTATCTGGTGGAACGTTACAGCGCTGTGCAATTGGGTTAGCACTTATTTTGAAACCCAAAGTGATTATTGCAGATGAGCCGACGAGTGCATTGGACACGATAAATAGAAAGAGAATTCTAGATAGTTTCTTGCAGCTAAAAAAACGAAATGAGACGACTCTACTTTTGGCGACACATGATATTGCTATTGTAGATTACTTATGTGATACGGCACTGGTTTTAGAAGCAGGTAGAAAAATTGAACACAAAAAAATAGATAAAATGGACACTGATTCAACCTCATATTTGGTAAAAATGCGTAGAATAAAAAATAAAATAGGTTCGACATTTTGGAGATTAAAAGATGGAAAATTGGTTAGTTCTTGA
- a CDS encoding histidine phosphatase family protein, translated as MTTFYFVRHGKTELNLSLRFQGGKIDSPLLPIGIEQAIQAGRYLCDTSFDAVAVSTQKRAMDTANYLLKENNYLDGLTVNYYDSLREIKFGKREGIEIDHTDEQTKNLRQRPDLYDPTAFGGETIDSLVKRSTETIEQISKKYPDGKVLIVAHGVLLITLINSLIGKEKSQWREGGPLANTSITILEKENDLQNYTLKTFNDVSYQSQNEEA; from the coding sequence ATGACCACATTTTATTTTGTGAGACATGGAAAAACAGAACTGAATTTGAGTTTGAGATTTCAAGGAGGAAAAATCGATTCGCCGTTGTTACCGATCGGTATCGAACAAGCAATCCAAGCGGGACGTTATCTTTGCGATACATCATTTGATGCAGTTGCTGTCAGTACTCAAAAAAGAGCGATGGATACGGCGAATTACCTTCTTAAAGAAAATAATTATTTAGATGGATTAACCGTGAATTATTATGACAGCCTAAGAGAAATCAAATTTGGTAAACGTGAAGGCATTGAAATCGATCATACAGATGAGCAAACAAAGAACTTACGTCAACGACCAGACCTGTATGATCCCACAGCTTTTGGTGGTGAAACGATCGACTCTTTAGTAAAACGATCTACTGAAACAATAGAACAAATCAGTAAAAAATACCCAGATGGAAAAGTACTAATTGTAGCACATGGTGTGCTGTTGATTACGTTGATCAATTCCTTGATCGGAAAAGAAAAATCACAATGGCGTGAAGGTGGTCCCTTAGCGAATACGAGTATTACAATTTTAGAAAAAGAAAATGATTTACAGAATTACACGCTAAAAACATTTAATGATGTTTCTTATCAATCACAGAATGAAGAAGCATAA
- a CDS encoding helix-turn-helix domain-containing protein, translated as MLYEELMMDSGMLTKFKLFKRITQINQSEISITQLSDELSLNYQQTFIILNEINHDLVKVISNHPSILQKAGKIDSTKLLVTIDEYRYFLLKKSVPFQFILYFLNQDFPNIDDFCQRYYVSRSTVSRKMLPLKKHVKQFNLRFTYTEANLTGDERAVRVALFDVLWLGTRGTVWPFKSVAFEDAERLVVAFSEYFPLSRTYLGAKELTYFAAIFLCRMRKKIFVCYDDRYDFLMMDNPYYDFERLNQELGPIQALPPKHSKGESSFIFFLAHYAPFYTLDDDPSLFQTLHDFSSRPNPVYELVQEFLAYAKINIFKKEPDVVAKPMIIGNLLNITFTFYVLRQPFPNLQKLVELPRKKKKADELLETKIQAFFDTKAKEKEYKFIYTIKKPLVNAIKSVLLPAYDKPKHSEHLMIGVAFEHNFLLVRRIYQFLNDLGFVDSAPYQEDLNEQYDLVISSSLLPRKKYPELPLYFWDLSYDEEELADLYRTVQQLFEKKNIIQE; from the coding sequence ATGCTATATGAAGAATTGATGATGGATTCCGGAATGCTGACAAAGTTTAAACTTTTCAAACGAATCACACAAATCAATCAATCAGAGATCTCAATTACTCAATTATCTGATGAGCTATCGTTGAATTATCAACAGACATTTATTATCTTAAATGAAATCAATCATGATTTAGTTAAAGTGATTTCCAACCATCCATCCATTTTACAAAAAGCAGGAAAAATCGATAGTACCAAGTTACTCGTGACCATTGATGAATACCGTTATTTTCTCTTGAAAAAATCGGTGCCTTTTCAATTTATTCTTTATTTTTTAAACCAAGATTTTCCTAACATAGATGATTTTTGTCAACGCTATTACGTGAGTCGTTCGACAGTCTCTAGAAAGATGCTGCCTTTGAAAAAACACGTAAAGCAATTTAATCTGCGATTTACATATACTGAAGCAAATTTGACTGGGGATGAACGTGCTGTTCGAGTAGCACTTTTTGATGTATTGTGGCTTGGAACCCGTGGGACGGTTTGGCCATTTAAAAGTGTTGCCTTTGAAGATGCTGAAAGGCTTGTTGTTGCATTTTCTGAATATTTCCCCTTATCTAGAACTTACTTAGGTGCCAAAGAATTGACCTATTTTGCAGCGATTTTTCTCTGTCGAATGCGAAAGAAAATTTTTGTTTGTTATGACGACCGGTATGATTTTTTAATGATGGACAATCCGTACTATGATTTTGAGCGTCTCAACCAGGAACTTGGACCGATTCAAGCACTACCACCTAAGCACAGCAAGGGAGAAAGCAGTTTTATTTTTTTCTTAGCTCATTACGCTCCTTTTTATACTCTAGATGATGACCCTTCACTATTTCAAACATTGCATGATTTTTCGTCGCGGCCAAATCCTGTGTATGAATTAGTTCAAGAATTTCTTGCCTATGCTAAAATCAATATTTTCAAAAAGGAACCTGATGTTGTTGCTAAACCAATGATCATTGGAAATCTATTAAATATTACGTTTACCTTTTATGTGTTACGCCAACCATTTCCTAACCTTCAAAAGTTAGTAGAATTACCACGTAAAAAGAAAAAAGCTGATGAACTTCTTGAAACAAAGATCCAAGCTTTTTTTGATACAAAGGCAAAAGAAAAGGAATATAAGTTTATTTATACGATCAAAAAGCCCTTGGTCAATGCCATCAAAAGTGTCTTACTGCCGGCTTATGATAAGCCAAAGCATTCTGAACATTTAATGATTGGTGTTGCTTTTGAGCATAATTTCCTTTTAGTTAGAAGAATTTACCAATTTTTAAATGATCTAGGTTTTGTAGATTCTGCACCTTATCAGGAGGATCTGAATGAACAATATGATTTAGTGATCAGTTCTTCTTTATTGCCGAGGAAAAAGTATCCAGAATTACCCCTTTATTTTTGGGATTTATCTTATGACGAGGAAGAATTAGCTGATTTGTATCGAACAGTGCAACAGCTTTTTGAGAAGAAGAATATTATTCAAGAATAA
- a CDS encoding ammonium transporter encodes MSNSINTGDTAFMILCTAMVCLMTPGLAFFYGGLARKNNILIIMGQSFVSVGVTTLMWIFGGFGLAFGTDFHGIIGNPADFFLMKNVGTLANLLHGATIPFLMFFAFQLMFCVITVPLMTGAFADRLTMKGYILLLIGWNLLIYFPVCHWVWGGGFLSNFNFKDFAGGTVIHTTAGFGSLATILYLGQRKLTEQQKSQHNNLMIAAIGTGLLWFGWFGFNSGGALRADIQAVNAFVSTFVALATSLTVWILFAKFKKGYYDFVDILTGSVAGLATITPCAGYVKPTEAIAIGAIAAIICNLAVDFRKKKGWDDALDVWGVHGIGGFTGTILIGIFGTGASLVTTSGLNALLVQILGVCFVAAYAFIITRLILIVSSKITRIETTEEEQEKGLDMEFFHQSTYDE; translated from the coding sequence ATGTCAAATTCAATTAATACAGGCGATACAGCATTTATGATTTTATGTACAGCAATGGTGTGTTTAATGACACCAGGTTTAGCTTTTTTCTATGGAGGTTTGGCACGTAAAAATAATATATTAATCATTATGGGACAATCATTTGTTTCAGTTGGAGTAACAACGTTAATGTGGATTTTTGGAGGGTTTGGGCTAGCATTTGGTACAGATTTTCATGGTATTATCGGAAATCCAGCTGATTTCTTCTTGATGAAAAATGTAGGCACATTAGCGAACCTTTTACATGGGGCAACGATTCCCTTTTTAATGTTTTTTGCTTTTCAATTGATGTTTTGTGTGATCACCGTCCCTCTTATGACAGGGGCTTTTGCGGATCGTTTGACGATGAAAGGGTATATTTTACTGTTGATCGGCTGGAATTTATTGATTTATTTCCCTGTCTGCCATTGGGTTTGGGGTGGTGGATTCTTAAGTAATTTTAACTTTAAAGACTTTGCTGGCGGTACAGTTATTCATACGACAGCCGGATTTGGTTCTCTAGCAACGATCTTGTACTTAGGACAAAGAAAGTTGACGGAACAACAAAAAAGCCAACACAATAATTTGATGATTGCTGCAATCGGAACTGGACTTTTATGGTTTGGTTGGTTTGGGTTTAATTCTGGTGGTGCATTACGTGCAGATATTCAAGCAGTGAATGCATTTGTTTCAACGTTTGTTGCACTTGCTACATCTTTAACTGTATGGATTTTATTTGCCAAATTTAAGAAGGGGTACTATGATTTTGTGGATATTTTGACTGGGTCAGTTGCAGGATTAGCAACGATAACCCCTTGCGCAGGATATGTAAAACCAACAGAAGCAATTGCTATTGGTGCCATCGCAGCAATTATTTGTAACCTTGCTGTTGATTTTCGTAAGAAAAAAGGTTGGGATGATGCATTGGATGTATGGGGTGTCCATGGCATTGGTGGATTCACTGGAACTATTTTAATTGGTATCTTCGGAACAGGTGCTTCATTAGTAACTACTAGCGGCTTAAATGCACTGCTCGTTCAAATTTTAGGTGTCTGCTTCGTCGCAGCGTATGCATTCATCATAACAAGACTTATTCTAATTGTTTCATCAAAAATAACAAGAATAGAGACAACTGAAGAAGAACAAGAAAAAGGATTAGATATGGAATTTTTCCATCAGTCTACTTATGATGAATAA
- a CDS encoding amino acid ABC transporter ATP-binding protein has translation MSAIIEVEHLRKSFGDNEVLKDINVNVTKGEVVTIIGSSGSGKSTLLRCINLLEKPTGGKIIYNGENVLERGYNLPKYRTHLGMVFQSFNLFNNMNVLENCTSGQLTVLKRNKEEAKKIALENLEKVGMERFIDAKPAQLSGGQKQRVAIARALSMNPDVMLFDEPTSALDPEMVGEVLKTMKDLAHTGLTMIIVTHEMEFAKEVSDRVIFMDKGVIAEEGTSDDIFVHPKEERTKEFLHRILSKP, from the coding sequence ATGAGCGCAATTATTGAAGTCGAACATTTAAGAAAAAGCTTTGGTGATAACGAAGTGTTAAAAGATATCAATGTAAACGTCACGAAAGGAGAAGTTGTCACAATCATTGGCTCTTCTGGTTCAGGTAAATCAACCCTGTTACGTTGTATCAACTTACTCGAAAAACCAACTGGAGGCAAAATCATCTATAATGGTGAAAATGTCTTAGAGCGTGGGTACAATCTGCCAAAATACCGTACTCATTTAGGGATGGTGTTCCAATCATTTAACCTATTTAATAATATGAATGTTTTAGAAAATTGTACCTCAGGACAGCTTACTGTTTTAAAGCGTAATAAAGAAGAAGCAAAGAAAATTGCGTTAGAAAATCTTGAAAAAGTTGGTATGGAACGCTTTATTGATGCAAAACCAGCCCAACTTTCCGGTGGACAAAAACAGCGTGTCGCCATCGCTCGTGCCTTATCGATGAATCCTGATGTGATGTTATTCGATGAACCAACTTCAGCTCTTGATCCTGAAATGGTCGGAGAAGTACTGAAGACTATGAAGGATTTAGCCCATACAGGATTAACGATGATCATCGTCACTCATGAAATGGAATTTGCTAAAGAAGTTTCTGACCGTGTGATTTTTATGGATAAAGGTGTGATTGCAGAAGAAGGAACTTCTGACGATATCTTTGTTCATCCAAAAGAAGAACGGACGAAAGAGTTTTTACATCGAATTTTATCAAAACCTTAA
- the brnQ gene encoding branched-chain amino acid transport system II carrier protein, with amino-acid sequence MTKKLSWRDYLYVGSMLFGLFFGAGNLIFPVHMGQEAGASIFLANLGFLITGIGLPFLGVIAIGISKSNGVFDLATRVNRRYAVAFTVLLYLTIGPFFALPRLATTSFEIGLAPFLPSDQHKLVLALFSALFFFIAWAFSRKPSKLLGYVGKFLNPLFLFLLAILILFAFITPLGSITSAPIAESYVANPFFKGFTEGYNTLDALASLAFGIIIVSTIRGMGVEKPNDIAKDTIKSGAISVVLMGIIYTLLSYMGTMSVGKFPLSENGGIALAQIANHYLGSLGSVLLAFIVILACLKTAIGLITACSETFSELFPKGSYAFYIAAASILPCLFANVGLTNIIQFSIPVLMFLYPLAMILMILVIISPLFGHRKEVYRTTTYVTLVAALLDALNNAPEFIKSNSGVTTILTTAENYLPLFTIGMGWVVPSVLGFIIGLVWINLKKDTDLK; translated from the coding sequence GTGACAAAAAAATTATCATGGCGTGACTACCTTTATGTAGGTTCTATGCTATTTGGCTTATTTTTTGGAGCTGGAAATTTGATTTTTCCTGTTCATATGGGGCAAGAAGCTGGAGCAAGTATTTTTTTAGCAAACTTAGGCTTTTTGATTACAGGGATCGGGTTACCCTTTTTAGGTGTGATTGCTATTGGTATTTCAAAAAGTAATGGGGTCTTTGATTTAGCAACTCGTGTTAATCGGCGCTATGCTGTTGCTTTTACAGTATTACTATACTTGACGATTGGTCCATTCTTCGCATTGCCTCGTCTCGCTACGACATCTTTTGAGATTGGTTTGGCCCCTTTTTTGCCAAGTGATCAGCATAAATTAGTTTTAGCACTATTTTCAGCCCTATTCTTTTTTATTGCTTGGGCATTTTCACGTAAACCATCTAAGCTACTAGGTTATGTAGGAAAGTTTTTGAATCCATTATTTTTATTTTTGTTAGCTATTTTAATTTTATTTGCTTTTATTACACCCTTGGGTTCGATCACTTCAGCGCCTATTGCAGAGTCATATGTTGCAAATCCATTTTTTAAAGGGTTTACTGAAGGCTATAATACACTAGATGCTCTTGCTTCTTTAGCTTTTGGGATCATTATTGTGTCGACGATTCGAGGTATGGGAGTAGAAAAACCAAATGACATTGCAAAGGATACCATAAAATCTGGTGCAATCAGTGTTGTTTTGATGGGGATTATTTATACATTATTGTCTTACATGGGTACAATGAGTGTGGGGAAATTCCCTCTCAGTGAAAATGGTGGAATTGCCTTAGCTCAGATTGCCAATCATTATTTGGGTAGCTTAGGAAGTGTTTTATTAGCCTTTATCGTCATTCTAGCGTGCTTAAAAACAGCCATTGGTTTAATTACTGCCTGTTCTGAAACATTCAGTGAGCTATTTCCAAAAGGGTCTTATGCTTTTTACATTGCCGCAGCTAGTATTTTACCTTGTTTATTTGCAAATGTTGGCTTGACGAATATTATTCAATTTTCTATTCCTGTATTGATGTTTCTTTATCCTTTGGCTATGATTTTAATGATTCTAGTGATTATCAGTCCGTTATTTGGTCATCGTAAAGAAGTCTATCGTACAACAACTTATGTCACTCTTGTGGCAGCTTTACTTGATGCTTTGAATAATGCTCCTGAATTTATTAAGAGCAATTCAGGCGTTACAACTATTTTGACTACTGCTGAGAACTACTTACCATTATTTACGATTGGTATGGGTTGGGTCGTTCCATCTGTTCTTGGTTTTATAATCGGCTTGGTTTGGATCAATCTGAAAAAAGACACTGATCTTAAATAA
- a CDS encoding GNAT family N-acetyltransferase, which produces MNKQITIRPVEELDFQQLFEIENTIWTNENSPVLHYYHSVDEYKEKTAGRIIFVAVEADKVHGFIDVHHPTPLNAHQKQWMFGIGVHPDSQSFGIGRQLLDYLKEVATKEGIHKISLRVMGSNTKAIQFYRKNGFIQEALFKDEFFINGQFCDDYQFAYFTS; this is translated from the coding sequence ATGAACAAGCAGATCACCATTCGACCAGTGGAAGAGCTCGATTTCCAACAGCTATTTGAGATAGAAAATACGATTTGGACGAATGAAAATTCTCCTGTCCTACATTATTATCATTCCGTTGACGAGTATAAGGAAAAAACAGCTGGACGCATTATTTTTGTTGCTGTTGAGGCTGACAAAGTTCATGGTTTTATAGACGTTCATCATCCCACGCCTTTGAACGCCCATCAAAAGCAATGGATGTTTGGGATCGGTGTTCATCCAGACAGCCAATCTTTTGGGATTGGTCGGCAATTATTGGATTATTTAAAGGAGGTCGCTACTAAAGAAGGGATTCATAAAATTTCTTTACGCGTTATGGGGTCTAATACTAAAGCCATTCAATTTTATCGAAAAAATGGGTTTATACAAGAAGCTTTATTTAAAGATGAATTTTTTATCAATGGTCAGTTTTGTGATGATTATCAATTTGCTTATTTCACAAGCTAA
- a CDS encoding ABC transporter ATP-binding protein: MENWLVLEQLSKTYYKERLFMPREKMDGGLKPFSLCISEEIIGILGESGSGKTTLAKLIAGIEKPDKGSGEIIFRLNEPLKQKNPVSMIFQEYTSAINPDFTVEKALVESVSKNNKTQETKEKIITVLNKVGLSEELLDKKPRNLSGGQIQRVCIARSILTEAKVLILDEAFSSLDLFNVERMLELLLALKKEFNLYYIVVTHNLELATYFCDKLIFLKEGHLEEVIETSQLMHAKSAYVQALIDAQI, from the coding sequence ATGGAAAATTGGTTAGTTCTTGAGCAATTATCAAAGACGTATTACAAAGAGCGGTTATTCATGCCAAGAGAAAAAATGGACGGTGGACTAAAGCCATTTTCACTTTGTATTTCAGAAGAGATTATTGGTATTTTAGGAGAAAGTGGTAGTGGGAAAACAACATTAGCTAAACTAATAGCTGGTATTGAAAAACCAGATAAAGGGTCAGGGGAAATCATATTTAGACTAAATGAGCCACTCAAACAAAAGAACCCAGTGAGCATGATATTTCAAGAGTACACCTCTGCAATCAATCCGGACTTTACTGTAGAAAAAGCATTAGTAGAATCAGTTAGTAAAAACAATAAAACACAAGAAACAAAAGAAAAAATAATTACTGTTTTAAATAAAGTGGGATTATCTGAAGAACTCTTAGACAAGAAACCAAGAAACTTAAGTGGTGGCCAGATTCAGCGTGTTTGTATTGCGAGAAGCATCTTAACGGAAGCAAAGGTATTGATTTTGGATGAAGCCTTTAGTTCGTTAGACTTATTTAATGTGGAGCGTATGCTTGAGTTGTTACTTGCTTTAAAAAAAGAATTTAACTTGTATTATATAGTCGTTACTCATAATTTAGAATTGGCTACCTATTTTTGTGACAAACTTATTTTTTTAAAAGAGGGACATTTAGAAGAAGTGATAGAAACGAGTCAATTGATGCATGCGAAATCTGCTTATGTCCAAGCTTTGATTGATGCTCAAATTTGA
- a CDS encoding ABC transporter permease subunit (The N-terminal region of this protein, as described by TIGR01726, is a three transmembrane segment that identifies a subfamily of ABC transporter permease subunits, which specificities that include histidine, arginine, glutamine, glutamate, L-cystine (sic), the opines (in Agrobacterium) octopine and nopaline, etc.), with amino-acid sequence MNKKSFSLGLLFAFILVIFCAPVFSQAEGTEANGEFRVGMEAGYAPFNWSQKTDAHGAVPIQGNSSYAGGYDVQIAKKIAAGLDKKLVIVQTKWDGLAPALQSGKIDAIIAGMSPTAERRKEIDFTDPYYESQLVVVVQKKSKFADAKNLKDLSGAKVTAQLNTFHYSVIDQIPGVNKQQAMDNFSAMRTALASGMIDGYVSERPEGVTATSVNKELEMLEFSKENGFQTNAEDVQIAVGMRKADPTIAKVNQILSGISSEERTKIMDQAVKDQPAAETSDSEKTGVLADFKNIWDQYGGMFLRGAGLTLFIALIGTFVGTALGLLIGVVRTIPESDNKVKRFFQKLGNGLLSIYIEVFRGTPMMVQAMVIFYGLALAFGISLDRTVAALFIVSINTGAYMSEIVRGGIFAVDSGQFEAAQAIGMTHGQTMRKVIVPQVLRNILPATGNEFVINIKDTAVLSVIGVADLFFQGNSASGANFQFFQTFTIVGIMYLIMTYAITRVLRVVEKKMDGPSAYVKVEELENVKES; translated from the coding sequence ATGAACAAAAAATCATTTTCACTTGGCTTGTTATTTGCATTTATTTTAGTTATTTTCTGTGCTCCAGTCTTTAGTCAAGCAGAAGGAACAGAGGCTAACGGAGAATTCCGTGTTGGAATGGAGGCTGGTTACGCCCCGTTTAACTGGTCCCAAAAAACAGATGCACACGGTGCTGTACCAATTCAAGGAAATTCTTCTTATGCAGGGGGCTACGATGTACAAATCGCTAAAAAAATTGCTGCCGGCTTAGATAAAAAACTCGTGATCGTTCAAACAAAATGGGATGGTCTAGCCCCTGCTCTGCAATCTGGAAAAATCGATGCGATTATTGCTGGTATGAGCCCAACGGCTGAACGACGCAAAGAAATTGATTTTACTGATCCTTATTATGAATCACAATTAGTTGTAGTTGTTCAGAAGAAAAGCAAATTTGCAGATGCTAAAAACTTAAAGGATCTATCTGGTGCTAAAGTTACAGCACAGTTAAATACCTTCCATTATAGCGTGATCGATCAAATTCCAGGTGTGAATAAACAACAAGCAATGGATAACTTTTCAGCAATGAGAACGGCATTGGCTTCTGGTATGATCGATGGCTATGTGAGTGAACGGCCTGAAGGTGTGACCGCTACAAGTGTGAATAAAGAGTTGGAAATGCTCGAATTCTCTAAAGAAAATGGCTTCCAAACCAATGCTGAAGATGTTCAAATCGCAGTTGGTATGCGTAAAGCAGACCCAACCATTGCTAAAGTGAATCAAATTTTATCCGGTATTTCTTCAGAAGAACGCACAAAAATCATGGATCAAGCAGTGAAAGATCAACCCGCGGCTGAAACAAGTGATAGTGAAAAAACTGGCGTTCTAGCTGATTTTAAAAATATCTGGGATCAATACGGCGGCATGTTCTTACGCGGTGCAGGTTTAACCTTGTTTATCGCATTGATTGGTACCTTTGTCGGAACAGCTTTAGGTTTATTGATTGGAGTCGTTCGTACGATTCCAGAATCCGATAACAAAGTGAAACGGTTCTTCCAAAAATTAGGCAATGGTTTGCTTTCAATTTATATTGAGGTGTTCCGCGGAACACCTATGATGGTGCAGGCAATGGTCATCTTCTATGGTCTAGCTTTAGCTTTTGGCATTTCTTTAGACCGAACGGTTGCGGCATTATTCATTGTTTCCATCAATACAGGAGCTTACATGTCGGAAATCGTCCGTGGTGGGATTTTTGCTGTTGATTCTGGACAATTTGAAGCAGCACAAGCCATTGGAATGACACATGGGCAAACTATGCGTAAAGTCATTGTGCCGCAAGTTTTACGTAATATTTTACCCGCTACTGGGAATGAATTTGTAATCAATATCAAAGATACAGCCGTTTTGAGTGTTATCGGTGTTGCTGATCTATTTTTCCAAGGAAATTCTGCCTCTGGTGCAAACTTCCAGTTCTTCCAAACATTTACGATCGTAGGGATCATGTACTTGATCATGACCTATGCTATCACACGAGTTTTACGTGTAGTCGAGAAGAAAATGGACGGCCCTTCTGCTTATGTCAAAGTTGAAGAACTAGAAAACGTAAAAGAAAGCTAA